One genomic region from Deinococcus roseus encodes:
- a CDS encoding DUF402 domain-containing protein — protein sequence MKKKRFDHLGWHRTLTDEQHIYILPEGILVDYIAGLVSHPLWVPTCAGQQVKILDSHYRWIHFAPTGAHHALTVQLDPHDCPVQFYLDINQSNERDEDGIPYGLDLYLDIVAVPDGWQVKAAEIMDGDELEEALKEGHITQTQADFAWTQAQRLHVQLLSQQFADLKLVQEHLAEHSRPLHV from the coding sequence ATGAAAAAGAAACGATTTGATCATCTGGGCTGGCACCGCACCTTGACCGATGAACAGCACATTTACATCCTGCCCGAAGGCATTCTGGTGGATTACATTGCAGGACTGGTCAGCCATCCGCTGTGGGTGCCCACCTGTGCAGGGCAGCAGGTCAAAATTCTGGATTCGCATTACCGCTGGATTCACTTTGCTCCAACCGGTGCCCACCACGCCCTGACCGTGCAGCTTGATCCCCACGACTGTCCGGTGCAGTTCTATCTGGACATCAACCAGAGCAATGAAAGGGATGAAGATGGCATTCCCTACGGTCTGGACCTCTATCTGGACATTGTGGCTGTGCCAGATGGCTGGCAGGTCAAAGCTGCAGAGATCATGGATGGAGATGAACTGGAAGAAGCCCTGAAGGAGGGCCACATCACCCAGACCCAGGCCGATTTTGCCTGGACCCAGGCCCAGAGGTTGCATGTGCAACTGCTCAGCCAGCAGTTTGCAGATTTGAAGCTGGTGCAGGAGCATCTGGCAGAACATTCCAGACCTCTGCACGTTTAA
- a CDS encoding hydrolase has product MTITALDSRTALVLIDLQKGIVRLPTAHPADAVVSKAAELAAAFRKQGLPVVLVHVTFAADGGDALKPRADHPRPPMTLPADFADFAEELQLQDSDIVVTKHHWSAFYGTDLELHLRRRGITGIVLGGISTSVGVESTAREAHDRAFNVTIASDALTDLHLPSHEHSLTQIFPRLAEVGTTEEILAVLAANHLQPA; this is encoded by the coding sequence ATGACCATCACTGCACTTGATTCCAGAACCGCCCTGGTCCTGATTGACCTGCAAAAAGGCATTGTTCGCCTCCCCACCGCCCATCCTGCCGATGCTGTCGTATCAAAAGCTGCTGAACTGGCTGCAGCTTTCAGAAAACAAGGCCTTCCTGTGGTGCTGGTTCACGTGACTTTCGCTGCAGATGGTGGAGATGCTCTGAAGCCCAGAGCAGACCATCCCAGACCCCCCATGACCCTGCCTGCAGATTTTGCAGATTTTGCAGAGGAATTGCAGCTTCAGGACAGCGACATTGTGGTGACCAAGCACCACTGGAGCGCTTTTTATGGCACCGATCTGGAACTCCACCTCAGGCGCAGAGGGATCACCGGGATTGTGCTGGGGGGCATTTCCACCAGTGTGGGTGTGGAATCCACGGCCCGTGAAGCCCATGACCGGGCCTTCAACGTCACCATCGCCTCGGATGCCCTCACGGATTTGCATTTGCCTTCCCACGAGCACAGCCTGACCCAGATTTTTCCCCGTCTGGCAGAAGTGGGAACCACAGAGGAGATCCTGGCTGTTCTTGCTGCAAATCATTTGCAACCTGCCTGA
- a CDS encoding LysR family transcriptional regulator, with the protein MADFNWYRNFLAVYRMGSVSGAARARNVTQPTLSQQLAALEASLGEALFVRTARGMEPTERGKALYAEVADAIDRLEQVNRSRKTNVSLELPLLRLGTTPEFFQVYLLPHLKTLNLRMHVKFADPKTLHEELETGNLDLVVSTRRPTGRVLEGQILSRKHIVLVAPASFPLPEHEALETWLPAQHWVAHNTDILLIRKFWKDFYSSRLDIQPLLVVPDLRMVLSAVEQGLGLAVLPEFLCLEALQTGRVQRVLGPIELYSREQWIMAYREADRQKDTLRQVMDCLTTVLEAAGD; encoded by the coding sequence ATGGCCGATTTCAACTGGTATCGGAATTTTCTGGCGGTCTACCGCATGGGCAGTGTTTCCGGGGCAGCCCGTGCCCGAAACGTCACACAACCCACCCTCAGCCAGCAACTTGCTGCTCTGGAAGCCAGTCTGGGAGAAGCCCTGTTCGTGCGCACCGCCAGAGGCATGGAACCCACGGAAAGGGGCAAGGCCCTGTATGCAGAGGTGGCAGATGCCATAGACCGTCTGGAACAGGTGAACCGCAGCAGAAAAACCAATGTTTCTCTGGAATTGCCGCTGCTCAGGCTCGGAACCACCCCGGAGTTCTTTCAGGTGTACCTGCTGCCCCACCTGAAAACCCTGAACCTGCGCATGCACGTGAAATTCGCAGATCCAAAAACCCTGCATGAAGAGCTGGAAACCGGAAATCTGGATCTGGTGGTTTCCACCCGCAGGCCCACGGGCCGGGTGCTGGAAGGGCAGATCCTCTCCAGAAAACACATTGTGCTGGTTGCGCCTGCCAGCTTTCCCCTGCCAGAACACGAGGCGCTGGAAACCTGGTTGCCTGCTCAGCACTGGGTGGCACACAACACCGACATCTTGCTGATCAGAAAATTCTGGAAGGATTTTTACAGCAGCAGGCTGGACATTCAGCCCCTGCTGGTGGTCCCGGACCTCAGAATGGTGCTCTCTGCTGTGGAACAGGGCCTGGGTCTGGCCGTGCTGCCCGAATTCCTCTGCCTGGAAGCCCTGCAGACAGGCCGCGTGCAGCGGGTGCTGGGACCCATCGAACTGTACTCCCGAGAGCAATGGATCATGGCGTACCGCGAAGCAGACAGGCAGAAAGACACCCTCAGGCAGGTGATGGATTGCCTGACCACCGTGCTGGAAGCTGCCGGAGATTGA